In Halobaculum sp. XH14, a single genomic region encodes these proteins:
- a CDS encoding replication factor C large subunit: MVDWTETYRPRSLSELRGNDKAVDAFREWATSWDDHGEAVVLHGSPGIGKTSAAHALASDMGWETVELNASDKRTADVIERYAGRAANNATLAGASGADDTGGRQLVILDEADNVHGNYDRGGAGAITKLVKSAGQPIVLIANDYYDMSRGLRNATREIEFRDVSKRSIVPVLRDICRKEGIEFDSDALERIAERNSGDLRGAVNDLQAVADGKEHLTVEDVVTGDRDSSMGIFPFLDLVLKEGESAREALGSSYDVDETPDDLTRWIEDNMLKVYDPDEAVRAYDHLADADVWLGRVRASQNYSYWRYAGDNLSAGVAAAREGTKGGWTRWGRPQFYRSSSDTAEHVIRRIATDGGFSMNTVRRDVLPFLAAMTHHCKPRDLTVRMAAAYDFEAAHVSFVTGSGETTNKVQSIVEDAEELRAELMEDHSGGAFAGTPSANHGGEDGRDGDEEAADSPDASGAAGNSDDGDGQTTLGGSSSNEAAGSPESGDEPAEDDPEEDDDQSGLSDFV, translated from the coding sequence ATGGTCGACTGGACGGAGACGTACCGCCCGCGCTCGCTCTCGGAGCTCCGGGGCAACGACAAGGCGGTCGACGCGTTCCGCGAGTGGGCGACGTCGTGGGACGACCACGGGGAGGCGGTGGTCCTCCACGGCTCGCCCGGCATCGGGAAGACCTCGGCCGCCCACGCGCTCGCGTCGGACATGGGGTGGGAGACGGTCGAACTCAACGCCTCGGACAAGCGGACGGCCGACGTCATCGAGCGCTACGCCGGACGCGCGGCGAACAACGCGACCCTCGCGGGCGCCAGCGGCGCCGACGACACCGGGGGCCGACAGCTCGTGATCCTCGACGAGGCGGACAACGTCCACGGCAACTACGACCGCGGCGGCGCCGGCGCGATCACGAAGCTCGTGAAGTCCGCCGGCCAGCCCATCGTCCTCATCGCCAACGACTACTACGACATGTCGCGGGGGCTCCGGAACGCCACCCGCGAGATCGAGTTCCGCGACGTCTCGAAGCGCTCGATCGTCCCCGTCCTGCGCGACATCTGTCGGAAGGAGGGGATCGAGTTCGACTCGGACGCGCTCGAACGCATCGCCGAGCGGAACTCCGGGGACCTGCGCGGCGCGGTCAACGACCTCCAGGCGGTCGCGGACGGAAAGGAACACCTCACCGTCGAGGACGTGGTGACCGGCGACCGCGACAGCTCGATGGGCATCTTCCCGTTCCTCGATCTCGTGTTGAAGGAGGGCGAGTCCGCGCGGGAGGCGCTCGGCTCCTCGTACGACGTCGACGAGACGCCGGACGACCTGACGCGGTGGATCGAGGACAACATGCTGAAGGTGTATGACCCGGACGAGGCGGTCCGGGCGTACGACCACCTCGCGGACGCCGACGTGTGGCTCGGTCGCGTCCGCGCGAGCCAGAACTACTCCTACTGGCGCTACGCGGGCGACAACCTCTCGGCCGGCGTCGCGGCGGCCCGCGAGGGAACCAAGGGCGGCTGGACGCGCTGGGGGCGACCGCAGTTCTACCGGTCGTCCTCGGACACGGCCGAGCACGTGATTCGCCGGATCGCCACCGACGGCGGCTTCTCGATGAACACGGTCCGCCGCGACGTGTTGCCGTTCCTGGCAGCGATGACCCACCACTGCAAGCCCCGGGACCTCACGGTCCGCATGGCCGCGGCGTACGACTTCGAGGCGGCTCACGTCTCGTTCGTCACCGGCTCCGGTGAGACGACGAACAAGGTGCAGTCGATCGTCGAGGACGCCGAGGAGCTGCGGGCGGAACTGATGGAGGACCACTCGGGCGGCGCGTTCGCCGGCACGCCGAGCGCGAACCACGGCGGGGAGGACGGACGGGACGGCGACGAGGAAGCGGCCGATTCGCCTGACGCGTCCGGGGCGGCCGGGAACTCCGACGACGGCGACGGACAGACGACGCTGGGCGGCAGTTCCTCGAACGAGGCCGCCGGGTCGCCGGAATCCGGTGACGAGCCCGCCGAGGACGACCCGGAGGAGGACGACGACCAGTCCGGGCTCTCGGATTTCGTCTAG
- a CDS encoding TatD family hydrolase: MSEDLGTPVLDDHMHLDPDHGRGLDAVRDFARLGGTHLIVVNKPSWHLGVEADAPQEFRPVFERTVEIVREASELLEGRAWAVLGVHPGLVSRLVDERGFDADGARELMRGGLDVAAEFVDDGHALGLKSGRPHYEVTDAVWDASNAVMRHAFALGADHDCPVQLHTEASEDLTETAEWAEEAGMARERVVKHYAGGRLAGPTPSVMSERDRLRVAAEAGEPFLMETDFVDDPDRPGAVMGPKTVPRRVRWMLEEGYEDAVRTAHVGTPRRVYDVDTLADVE; the protein is encoded by the coding sequence ATGAGCGAGGACCTCGGCACCCCGGTACTGGACGATCACATGCACCTCGACCCCGACCACGGGCGCGGGCTCGACGCGGTCCGCGACTTCGCCCGGCTCGGCGGCACCCACCTGATCGTGGTGAACAAGCCGTCCTGGCACCTCGGCGTCGAGGCCGACGCACCCCAGGAGTTCCGCCCGGTGTTCGAGCGGACCGTCGAGATCGTGCGGGAGGCGAGTGAACTGCTCGAGGGCCGCGCCTGGGCAGTCCTCGGCGTCCACCCGGGGCTCGTCTCGCGGCTCGTCGACGAGCGCGGGTTCGACGCCGACGGGGCGCGCGAACTGATGCGGGGCGGGCTCGACGTCGCCGCCGAGTTCGTCGACGACGGGCACGCGCTCGGACTCAAGTCCGGGCGTCCACACTACGAGGTCACCGACGCTGTGTGGGACGCCTCGAACGCGGTGATGCGCCACGCGTTCGCGCTCGGTGCCGACCACGACTGTCCCGTCCAGTTACACACCGAGGCCTCGGAGGACCTGACCGAAACCGCGGAGTGGGCCGAGGAAGCCGGAATGGCCCGCGAGCGAGTCGTCAAACACTACGCCGGCGGCCGCCTCGCCGGGCCGACGCCGAGCGTGATGAGCGAGCGGGACCGGCTCCGCGTCGCCGCCGAGGCGGGCGAGCCGTTCCTGATGGAGACCGACTTCGTGGACGACCCCGACAGGCCGGGCGCGGTGATGGGCCCGAAGACGGTCCCCCGGCGGGTTCGATGGATGCTGGAGGAAGGGTACGAGGACGCGGTTCGAACCGCACACGTCGGGACGCCGAGGCGGGTGTACGACGTCGACACCCTAGCGGACGTCGAGTGA
- a CDS encoding DUF2150 family protein — MSEPEETFYTEERWQNWLDRVEEESLDPEDEDSARLLLNLQDDAAIAVAKIVAAYDDDDLTREEAGEEIAGIREVVLAEVDFESEEKAMLIDGVQTSLVCVFYAAEEYVVGGAAEEGSVGEYVEAAVDAEANDDVDAALGYLVQAGTRIIDGDELPMDVVEDLEYGLVSEWVNGLDSLQSAMSDPEVVEEED, encoded by the coding sequence ATGAGCGAACCCGAGGAGACGTTCTACACCGAGGAGCGGTGGCAGAACTGGCTCGACCGCGTCGAGGAGGAGAGCCTCGACCCGGAGGACGAAGACTCCGCTCGACTACTGTTGAACCTGCAGGACGACGCCGCCATCGCGGTGGCCAAGATCGTCGCCGCCTACGACGACGACGACCTCACCCGGGAGGAGGCCGGCGAGGAGATCGCCGGCATCCGCGAGGTCGTGCTCGCTGAGGTCGACTTCGAGAGCGAGGAGAAGGCGATGTTGATCGACGGCGTCCAGACGAGCCTCGTCTGCGTGTTCTACGCCGCCGAGGAGTACGTCGTCGGCGGCGCGGCCGAGGAGGGCTCGGTCGGCGAGTACGTCGAGGCCGCGGTCGACGCCGAGGCGAACGACGACGTCGACGCCGCGCTCGGCTACCTCGTGCAGGCCGGGACGCGCATCATCGACGGCGACGAACTCCCGATGGACGTCGTCGAGGACCTGGAGTACGGGCTCGTCTCCGAGTGGGTCAACGGGCTGGACTCGCTCCAGTCGGCGATGTCAGACCCCGAAGTGGTCGAGGAAGAGGACTGA
- a CDS encoding Ig-like domain-containing protein → MRLGGDRRAQSVQIGAIILFGFLVVALSTYQAAVVPQENAAVEFRHSQAAQDDLVGLGNSIDSTGRTGEAAPAAVKLGTRYPTRVFAVNPPPAAGSLRTAPGDNVTVSGVEVVSTSGGEANDYWSTERNFSTNALVYRPGYHEYDESPVTRYEATGLVNEFDGGTLLVDEPTVVRGNRITLVTLRGTLSEEGVGLVSVDPSAVSAIDRRETVTGDVALTVPSTLGADAWRTEVLADELAAGWVNETTQAGPNRIRIELNASRTYSLGLAAVGVGTDASATSEPAYIDVERAPGAASTGSVREVVVEVRDEYGNPVGNQQVSGATTGGSGSLVDTTVTTDDAGRAVFEYRATGTGTATLRASYDGLSGFDADAPADATTSFPVSGGGTGVGNGTYDLVWDVDRIDDATGVEYVASNDTVVIDATVASSPVDVTVRASNRAGEPIEGATVDYATSNATVARFPAGSSTGETGSDGRATVQLSIGDGDGEVYASVGGTSDSLGVRVVGGAGGDPLPSGAVAYDDANGNGAYDEGELAYTASQLRSFQQPSVDLVVERDAEANGFDVTAGSITVEPGATMTVESFGSTTLRAENGDVRLAGTVDGRNAGGSEVRLIGDGVDASGGTILAAGSVTVTGQTGAVALDAASIDTSGGNGRSVTVTADTDVSARNAAIVSTEQLRIEADGGPLDANGASLDTSPGNQAGVTLGSNGDMTLTDAELVGDEFSTFTADLTVASATLFVDGSEIKRGNGDGKELTYDPDGATVGGSPAVGTVSAD, encoded by the coding sequence ATGCGACTCGGGGGGGATCGCCGCGCACAGTCCGTGCAGATCGGCGCGATCATCCTGTTCGGCTTTCTCGTCGTCGCGCTGTCGACCTACCAGGCGGCGGTCGTCCCCCAGGAGAACGCGGCCGTCGAGTTCCGACACAGCCAGGCGGCCCAGGACGACCTCGTCGGCCTCGGGAACAGCATCGATTCGACCGGCAGAACCGGCGAGGCCGCGCCGGCCGCGGTGAAGCTCGGGACGCGCTACCCGACGCGTGTGTTCGCCGTGAACCCGCCGCCGGCCGCCGGCTCGCTCCGGACGGCCCCCGGCGACAACGTCACCGTCAGCGGGGTGGAGGTCGTCTCCACGTCCGGCGGGGAGGCGAACGACTACTGGTCGACCGAGCGGAACTTCTCGACGAACGCCCTCGTCTACCGGCCGGGCTATCACGAGTACGACGAGTCGCCGGTGACCCGCTACGAGGCGACCGGCCTCGTCAACGAGTTCGACGGCGGGACGCTGCTCGTGGACGAGCCGACCGTCGTCCGGGGGAACCGGATCACGCTCGTCACCCTCCGGGGGACGCTCTCGGAGGAGGGGGTGGGGCTCGTCTCGGTCGATCCGTCCGCGGTGAGCGCCATCGACCGACGGGAGACGGTCACGGGCGACGTCGCGCTCACCGTGCCCAGCACGCTCGGGGCTGACGCGTGGCGAACCGAGGTACTCGCCGACGAGCTCGCGGCCGGCTGGGTGAACGAGACGACCCAGGCCGGCCCGAACCGGATCCGGATCGAGCTCAACGCGAGCCGGACCTACTCGCTTGGCCTGGCGGCGGTCGGCGTCGGGACCGACGCGTCGGCCACGTCGGAACCGGCGTACATCGACGTGGAGCGAGCGCCCGGAGCCGCGAGCACCGGCTCGGTGCGGGAGGTCGTCGTCGAGGTCCGCGACGAGTACGGCAACCCCGTCGGGAACCAGCAGGTTTCGGGTGCCACGACGGGCGGGTCCGGGTCGCTGGTCGACACGACGGTCACGACGGACGACGCCGGACGAGCCGTCTTCGAGTACCGGGCGACCGGAACCGGCACGGCGACGCTCCGAGCGAGCTACGACGGGCTCTCCGGATTCGACGCGGACGCCCCCGCAGACGCGACGACGTCGTTCCCGGTGAGCGGCGGCGGAACCGGAGTCGGAAACGGCACCTACGACCTCGTCTGGGACGTCGACCGCATCGACGACGCGACCGGGGTGGAGTACGTCGCCTCGAACGACACCGTCGTGATCGACGCCACGGTCGCCAGTTCGCCGGTTGACGTGACGGTTCGCGCATCGAACCGGGCGGGCGAGCCGATCGAGGGCGCGACGGTCGATTACGCCACGTCGAACGCGACGGTCGCACGCTTCCCCGCGGGCAGTTCGACCGGGGAGACCGGATCGGACGGCCGCGCAACCGTTCAGCTGTCGATCGGCGACGGCGACGGGGAGGTGTACGCCTCGGTCGGCGGGACGAGCGACTCCCTCGGCGTCCGCGTCGTCGGCGGGGCGGGCGGCGATCCGCTCCCGAGTGGCGCGGTGGCCTACGACGACGCGAACGGGAACGGCGCGTACGACGAGGGGGAGTTGGCGTACACGGCGTCACAGCTCCGGAGCTTCCAGCAGCCGTCGGTCGACCTCGTCGTCGAACGGGACGCGGAGGCGAACGGGTTCGACGTGACCGCCGGGTCGATCACGGTCGAACCGGGCGCGACGATGACCGTGGAGAGCTTCGGTTCGACGACGTTGCGGGCCGAGAACGGGGACGTCAGGCTCGCCGGCACGGTGGACGGCCGGAACGCCGGGGGCTCGGAGGTCAGGCTGATCGGCGACGGCGTGGACGCGAGCGGCGGCACCATCCTCGCTGCGGGGTCGGTCACGGTTACCGGCCAGACTGGTGCCGTCGCGCTCGATGCGGCGAGCATCGATACGAGCGGGGGCAACGGCCGGAGCGTCACCGTCACTGCGGACACGGACGTCTCCGCCCGGAACGCCGCGATCGTCTCGACCGAACAGTTACGAATCGAGGCGGACGGCGGGCCCCTCGACGCGAACGGTGCGAGCCTGGACACCTCCCCGGGGAATCAGGCCGGCGTGACCCTGGGGTCCAACGGCGACATGACGCTCACCGACGCGGAACTCGTCGGGGACGAGTTCAGCACGTTCACGGCGGATCTCACGGTCGCCTCGGCGACCCTCTTCGTCGACGGCTCGGAGATCAAACGCGGAAACGGCGACGGAAAGGAGCTGACCTACGACCCCGACGGAGCCACGGTGGGTGGGTCACCGGCGGTCGGGACGGTGTCGGCGGACTGA
- the hmgB gene encoding hydroxymethylglutaryl-CoA synthase: MTAVGIDAIEIWTGKLQLDLPNTFAPAKNEDPGKYTKGLGLETSSFPDTYEDIVTMGANAAKRLMDRKDLDPADIGRIDVATESAFDNSKPISTYIAGCLEQVYDGDFHHANKGERKFACVSGTQSIDDAYNWIRAGRNRGRSALVVATDTALYARGDPGEATQGAGAVAMLISEDPSVLALSDEQGYGSADETDFLKPNQQFPSVDGKRSMQVYLARMREAVEDFESVAWDMHPEDFAYIPFHTPFPGMVRKAGLLGYRHTIRDTEIEDELAGEIGRQPRESEYDDWDDYEEAIRGYMDRLKDTDAYRDWYGRVIEPALNISRRVGNWYTGSVHVARASALKHAAETGRDLEGEKLLIGSYGSGAQAEIHAETVREGWLEEIEALSIDEQLESRYDISYDEYETVHDAHNHDKEAEVEEFTTPEGEFVHVGWGRMNERKYEYVE, translated from the coding sequence ATGACTGCCGTCGGCATCGACGCCATCGAGATCTGGACGGGGAAGCTTCAGCTTGACCTGCCGAACACCTTCGCGCCCGCCAAGAACGAGGACCCGGGCAAGTACACGAAGGGGCTCGGCCTGGAGACGTCGTCGTTCCCGGACACGTACGAGGACATCGTGACGATGGGCGCGAACGCCGCCAAGCGCCTGATGGACCGCAAGGACCTCGACCCCGCGGACATCGGCCGCATCGACGTCGCCACCGAGTCGGCGTTCGACAACTCCAAGCCCATCTCGACGTACATCGCGGGCTGTCTCGAACAGGTGTACGACGGCGACTTCCACCACGCGAACAAGGGCGAGCGCAAGTTCGCCTGCGTCTCGGGCACCCAGTCCATCGACGACGCCTACAACTGGATCCGCGCGGGCCGCAACCGCGGGCGCTCGGCGCTCGTCGTCGCCACCGACACGGCGCTGTACGCCCGCGGCGACCCCGGCGAGGCGACCCAGGGCGCCGGCGCGGTGGCGATGCTCATCTCCGAGGACCCGAGCGTCCTCGCGCTCTCGGACGAGCAGGGCTACGGCTCCGCGGACGAGACTGACTTTCTCAAGCCGAACCAGCAGTTCCCGAGCGTCGACGGCAAGCGCTCGATGCAGGTGTATCTCGCCCGCATGCGCGAGGCCGTGGAGGACTTCGAGTCGGTGGCGTGGGACATGCACCCCGAGGACTTCGCGTACATCCCGTTCCACACGCCGTTCCCGGGGATGGTCCGCAAGGCCGGCCTACTCGGCTACCGGCACACCATCCGCGACACGGAGATCGAGGACGAACTGGCCGGCGAGATCGGTCGCCAGCCCCGCGAGTCGGAGTACGACGACTGGGACGACTACGAGGAGGCGATCCGCGGCTACATGGACCGGCTGAAGGACACCGACGCGTACCGCGACTGGTACGGCCGCGTCATCGAGCCGGCGCTCAACATCTCACGGCGCGTCGGCAACTGGTACACCGGCTCGGTCCACGTCGCCCGCGCCTCGGCGCTCAAACACGCCGCCGAGACCGGCCGCGACCTGGAGGGCGAGAAGCTGCTCATCGGCTCGTACGGCTCGGGCGCACAGGCCGAAATCCACGCCGAGACCGTCCGGGAGGGCTGGCTGGAGGAGATCGAGGCGCTCTCGATCGACGAACAGCTCGAGAGCCGCTACGACATCTCCTACGACGAGTACGAGACGGTCCACGACGCGCACAACCACGACAAGGAGGCCGAGGTCGAGGAGTTCACCACGCCGGAGGGCGAGTTCGTCCACGTCGGCTGGGGTCGGATGAACGAGCGCAAGTACGAGTACGTGGAGTAG
- a CDS encoding helix-turn-helix domain-containing protein, producing the protein MNPGAGDGDGPRAELARRIAGEIALSSDPGATLRKWRTDFDVSQTALADAMDVSSSVVSDYESGRRESPGIGLVSRVVNALLDIDEGRGGSRIRQYARVVSAGFESDIVRDIREYPTALPTGRVYDALDATEIVAGERDTVNGHTVINSIQAITSLSSEEFYRLYGQSTDRALVFTGVTRGESPLVALRVVTPTPNAVVLHGLDEEALWDHAADLAAVDGFSLAVSTAPLEESLEELRGL; encoded by the coding sequence ATGAATCCGGGAGCCGGCGATGGCGACGGCCCGCGGGCCGAACTCGCCCGCCGCATCGCCGGCGAGATCGCGCTCTCGTCGGATCCGGGCGCGACGCTTCGCAAGTGGCGGACCGACTTCGACGTCTCACAGACGGCGCTCGCGGACGCGATGGACGTCTCCTCGTCGGTCGTCTCGGACTACGAGAGCGGCCGCCGGGAATCGCCCGGCATCGGCCTCGTCTCCCGGGTCGTCAACGCGCTGCTGGACATCGACGAGGGCCGCGGCGGGAGCCGCATCCGCCAGTACGCCCGGGTGGTCTCTGCCGGCTTCGAGTCCGACATCGTGCGCGACATCCGGGAGTACCCGACCGCGCTCCCGACGGGGCGGGTGTACGACGCGCTCGACGCGACCGAGATCGTCGCCGGCGAGCGCGACACCGTCAACGGCCACACGGTCATCAACAGCATCCAGGCGATCACGTCGCTCTCCAGCGAGGAGTTCTACCGGCTGTACGGCCAGTCGACCGACCGCGCGCTCGTGTTCACCGGCGTCACGCGCGGCGAGTCGCCGCTCGTGGCGCTCCGGGTCGTCACCCCGACGCCGAACGCGGTGGTGCTCCACGGCCTCGACGAGGAGGCGCTGTGGGACCACGCGGCCGACCTCGCCGCCGTGGACGGCTTCTCGCTGGCCGTCTCGACCGCACCCCTGGAGGAGTCGCTGGAGGAACTGCGGGGGTTGTAG
- a CDS encoding metal-dependent hydrolase yields the protein MPSTLVHVALAGLLAAALLPDRYATRGAMLAVLLAAALPDLDSLVSPVLAGAHRSLGHNVLLPALVTVALGYDLRVRDSSRLRDRFGTAASPVAWTCLAAFLLAGVGLDYVSNGVNLFWPVHDRFYSLNGDLLLSSRRGVVQSFVDLSPPTESEPVRTTENLHYSTGVDPSPGVESGTVDRVFPVVSAGWQLLLVAVGALAVALKLRRGPTVRD from the coding sequence GTGCCGTCCACGCTCGTCCACGTCGCGCTCGCCGGCCTCCTCGCCGCGGCGCTGCTGCCAGACCGGTACGCGACGCGCGGCGCGATGCTCGCCGTCCTGCTCGCCGCCGCGCTGCCGGACCTCGACTCGCTCGTCTCGCCGGTGCTCGCGGGCGCACACCGATCGCTCGGGCACAACGTCCTCCTGCCGGCCCTCGTCACCGTCGCGCTCGGATACGACCTCCGCGTCCGGGACTCCTCGCGGCTCCGCGACCGGTTCGGGACCGCCGCGAGTCCCGTCGCCTGGACCTGCCTCGCCGCGTTCCTGCTCGCGGGCGTCGGCCTCGATTACGTGAGTAACGGCGTGAACCTGTTCTGGCCGGTCCACGATCGGTTCTACTCGCTGAACGGCGACCTGCTCCTGTCCAGTCGGCGCGGCGTCGTCCAGAGCTTCGTGGACCTCTCGCCCCCGACCGAGTCCGAACCGGTACGGACGACCGAGAACCTCCACTACAGCACGGGCGTCGACCCGTCCCCGGGGGTCGAATCCGGCACCGTCGACCGCGTGTTTCCGGTCGTGAGCGCCGGCTGGCAGCTCCTGCTGGTCGCGGTCGGAGCCCTCGCCGTCGCGCTCAAACTCCGACGGGGGCCCACGGTTCGTGACTGA
- a CDS encoding GNAT family N-acetyltransferase: MDVRPFEDGDGDALWELKRGFETGLGEGTGGPDKAATYEEKLTDEYRVRWLSWVKRCVAEDARTVSVAAAGDGAELVGYAFLLPESLAFVWDAAVLNEIYVLPEHRGTGVADDLMDAALDAASAQDLPLDRLVLDVDRTNERARAFYERYGFTHWGEIVARDL, from the coding sequence ATGGACGTGCGACCGTTCGAGGACGGCGACGGCGACGCGCTCTGGGAACTGAAGCGCGGGTTCGAGACCGGCCTCGGCGAGGGCACCGGCGGCCCCGACAAGGCGGCGACATACGAGGAAAAGCTGACCGACGAGTACCGGGTTCGCTGGCTCTCGTGGGTGAAACGCTGCGTCGCCGAGGACGCCCGGACGGTGTCGGTGGCCGCGGCCGGGGACGGGGCGGAACTTGTCGGGTACGCGTTCCTGCTCCCGGAGTCGCTCGCGTTCGTCTGGGACGCCGCGGTGCTGAACGAGATCTACGTGCTCCCCGAACACCGCGGGACGGGCGTCGCGGACGACCTGATGGACGCAGCGCTCGACGCCGCGAGCGCCCAGGACCTGCCGCTCGACCGGCTAGTGCTCGACGTGGATCGGACGAACGAACGGGCGCGGGCGTTCTACGAGCGGTACGGCTTCACCCACTGGGGCGAGATAGTCGCCCGCGACCTCTGA
- a CDS encoding transporter produces the protein MARSGGISDRVPFAIGTAAGLGAYVLGYLVTYVWQSGSVRERLSGINALVDLFGGDPIPVWTGVGWYFYNAHFVDVLIPGFGGRRAENFIASADGGSLTLLYVLPPLALLLAGFAASAYANAGDAGGGAVAGLAVVPAYALLALVGTFLFAYGTGDGSSVHPDYVTGVLLAGIVYPAVFGAAGGAIGSLLE, from the coding sequence ATGGCACGTTCAGGGGGGATTAGCGATCGCGTACCGTTTGCGATAGGCACGGCGGCCGGCCTGGGGGCGTACGTCCTCGGCTACCTGGTCACGTACGTCTGGCAGTCCGGGTCGGTCAGGGAGCGACTGAGCGGGATCAACGCGCTGGTGGACCTGTTCGGGGGCGATCCGATCCCGGTCTGGACCGGGGTAGGCTGGTACTTCTACAACGCCCACTTCGTCGACGTGTTGATCCCGGGCTTTGGCGGCCGGCGGGCGGAGAACTTCATCGCCAGCGCCGACGGCGGGTCGCTCACGCTGCTGTACGTGCTGCCGCCGCTCGCACTGCTGCTCGCGGGGTTCGCGGCCTCGGCGTACGCGAACGCGGGCGACGCGGGCGGGGGCGCGGTTGCCGGGCTCGCGGTCGTCCCGGCGTACGCGCTGCTCGCGCTCGTCGGGACGTTCCTCTTCGCGTACGGGACGGGCGACGGAAGCAGCGTCCACCCCGACTACGTTACGGGGGTCCTGCTCGCGGGGATCGTCTACCCCGCGGTGTTCGGGGCCGCCGGCGGGGCGATCGGTTCGTTGCTGGAGTAG
- a CDS encoding metal-dependent hydrolase family protein, producing MLLRELTLVDGDGSRRGDLRVADGELVAVGDLEARDDESVVDLPDVVALPGLVDAHVHFSLSGERTVDEVAAMGDAELALVEARNARATLESGVTGVRAMGARDVDVRVRDRIDDGDVPGPRTVANCRSITATGGHGHHLGREITGPTDARRAVREQSKLGAEFIKFMVTGGVTTPGTDPDAVALTDAELDALVDEANRHGMHTATHAHGAAGVKAAVGAGVDTVEHGTFLDGEAIDLMLAGDVTLVPTLSAPYHIVRNVEAATEDVRRKTEHVYERHIDSFRRAVEAGVRIAGGTDAGTPFNMHGGNAAEVAFMSEYGMTTSEAIEAMTATAADVIGLDGQGTLEPGTDADLLLCSTDPVEDPTALNDPSVVIQGGEVVAGGDPELRRAVADAVRGEADSDREPVTTRP from the coding sequence ATGCTCCTCCGGGAACTCACGCTGGTCGACGGAGACGGCAGCAGACGGGGGGACCTCCGGGTCGCGGACGGCGAACTCGTCGCCGTCGGCGACCTCGAAGCGCGTGACGACGAGAGCGTCGTCGACCTTCCCGACGTCGTCGCCCTGCCGGGGCTCGTGGACGCACACGTCCACTTTTCCCTGTCGGGCGAACGGACCGTGGACGAGGTCGCGGCGATGGGCGACGCCGAACTCGCGCTGGTCGAGGCCCGAAACGCGCGGGCGACGCTCGAATCCGGCGTCACGGGCGTCCGAGCGATGGGCGCGCGGGACGTGGACGTCCGGGTGCGCGACCGCATCGACGACGGCGACGTGCCGGGCCCACGCACGGTCGCCAACTGCCGCTCGATCACCGCCACGGGCGGTCACGGCCACCACCTCGGGCGGGAGATCACCGGCCCGACCGACGCCCGCCGCGCGGTCCGCGAGCAGTCGAAGCTCGGCGCGGAGTTCATCAAGTTCATGGTCACCGGTGGGGTGACGACCCCCGGAACGGATCCGGACGCCGTCGCGCTCACCGACGCCGAACTCGACGCGCTCGTCGACGAGGCGAACCGGCACGGGATGCACACCGCGACCCACGCTCACGGCGCCGCCGGCGTGAAAGCCGCGGTGGGGGCGGGGGTCGACACGGTCGAACACGGGACGTTCCTCGACGGGGAGGCGATCGACCTCATGCTGGCCGGGGACGTGACGCTCGTCCCGACGCTTTCGGCACCGTATCACATCGTCCGGAACGTCGAGGCCGCGACCGAGGACGTCCGGCGAAAGACCGAGCACGTGTACGAGCGCCACATCGACTCGTTCCGCCGGGCCGTGGAGGCCGGCGTCCGAATCGCGGGCGGGACCGACGCGGGGACGCCGTTCAACATGCACGGCGGCAACGCGGCGGAGGTCGCGTTCATGAGCGAGTACGGAATGACGACGTCGGAGGCCATCGAGGCGATGACGGCCACGGCCGCCGACGTGATCGGTCTCGACGGACAGGGGACGCTCGAACCGGGAACGGACGCGGACCTCCTGCTCTGTTCGACCGATCCCGTCGAGGACCCGACGGCGCTCAACGACCCGAGCGTCGTCATACAGGGCGGGGAAGTCGTCGCCGGCGGCGACCCGGAACTGCGTCGCGCCGTCGCCGACGCAGTCCGGGGCGAGGCCGACTCGGACCGGGAGCCCGTGACGACGCGACCCTAG